AGCGTTCCAGTAGGGCGAGCGCTCCCCCATGAGGTGGGGCAGGAAGTACAGGCCGGCCGATGCGCCTCTCCCCTCTGCCGCTCCTTCGACTGCCTCGGTGGTCGACACTCCCGTCAGCTTCAGCGTCTCCCTCGCCCACGACACGCTGGCAGCTCCAGCCTGCATAGTGGCCGTCGGGACAAACTTTCCGGGCACCACGTGGTTGAAGGTCATTGACCGCATCTGCGGGTCATGCATCGGTACATCTGACGCGCAGGAGACCCAGGACGATGAACCAAGGCTGACGTAGACACCGTCGGCTTCGGAGATAACCCCGGCGCCAACTGCTGCCATCGGTCCGTCACCGCCACCCGCGACCACGGGTGTGCCAGCGCGCAGTCCGATCTTGGCTGCCGCCCGCTCAGTGACGTGGCCGATGATGTCGGTGGATGGCACGATGCGCGGCATCAGCGCAGGATCGATGCCCGCGGCTTCCAGCACCCGTGTCGACCACTGACCGATTTGCTGGTCATAGGCATTCGTGCTCGAGGCATCGGAGGGATCGGTCACCAGCTCTCCGGTGAGGAGGTAGTTCACATAGTCCTTTGCAAGGCACACGTGCCTCACCCGGCGCCACGCCTCGGGTTCATGATCCCGTACCCACATCACCTTCGCGATGGAGTAGGTCGGGTTCAGCTGGTGCCCCAGTTCACGGTATGCCTCCGCAGCGGGGATGCGTTCGAGAAGTTGAGCAGTCTGGACCGTTGCGCGGTCATCGGCCCAGATGATGGCGGGACGCACCGGGTGGAAGTCGCTGTCGAGTAGGACGGCGCCCATCATCTGCCCAGAGATGACGAGTCCGGACACTTCGTCCGCTGGCCGTCCGCTCGTCGCGAGCAGCTCACTCGTGGCGTGCCGAACGGCGTTCCACCAGTCGTCAGCGGACTGCTCAGCGACGCCACCAGGGCGGAAATCGGTGCTGTACTCCACCGTCGTCGCAACGAGCAATCGACCGGAGTCATCGTGGAGCGATGCCTTGTTCCCTGTGGTCCCCAGGTCATGAGCGAGTATCACAGCACCTCACGCCCCTGCAGATAGGACAGCGTCGGGTGTCACGACGACCTTGCCTTCAGCTCCGGAGAGTGCCGCAGCAAGCGCCGCCCCGGCTTCTTCGAGACCGTAGTACGAGGTGATCAGGTCATCGAGACCGGCCGGGCGGCCGGCAAGGAACTCCATCGCCCATTCGAAGTCGTCCTTCGTGTACATGAGGGTTCCCAACACTCGCAGTTCGCGGTCCTGCACCAGGTGCAGCGGGAACATGAGCGACTCCGCCGGCACACCGACCACGATCATCGTCCCGCCCTTGCGGACCGCGCCGACAGCCTGTGCGGAGGAAGGTGCGTTGGCGACGCAGTCCAAGACGACGTCGAAGTCCGGCGCGTCAGCAGTCTGCTGCGAGAATTCCGCGGGGCTCAGCGCGACGTCGATGCCCAGACGGAGAGCACGTTCTCGTTTCATCGGATCGGTGTCGGTGATCACCACCTGGCGTGCCCCGCGAGCCTTGGAGACGAGCGCGACAAGCACTCCAATGGTGCCAGCACCAAGGACGGCCACCTTCGTCCCCTCGGACACTTCAGCCTTGGCCACAGCGTGGGCGGGCGTGGCGAGTGGCTCGATGAGCGCCGCATATGCGTCGGGAAGATTCGCCGGGATCGCATGGAGGCGGGATGCGTCGATGAGGAAATAGTCGCTCATGCCGCCAGGTGACTGGCAGCCGAAGACGATCAACTCGTCACAGATGTTGTAGGCGCCTGCCAGGCAGTTCGCGCAGGTACCGCAGTAGAGATTTGGCTCTATCACCACTCGATCTCCGACAGCGACGCCTTCAACGCCCTCGCCGACTGCGTCGACGATACCGACGGCCTCGTGCCCGGGCGAATAGGGCAGGTCGATGAAGGGATGGTCGCCCTGGACCGCATGGAGGTCCGTGCCGCACAGGCCGACAAGTCTCGTGGCGACCAGGACCTCTCCCTCCCCTGGATCAGCCACCGATTCGTGAGCGAGGCTCACCTCGGCGCCCCCATGAAAAGTGATTCGACGGCTGTTGCGCGACATCTCCGGCTCCTTTGGTAAATAACACTCAATAGTTGCAATGCGACATTTTAACGAGGCAGTTCATAGCGGCTCCGGAAAGCATCCATCCACCACATCGGCGTCCCGGCCGGTTCTTCAGAACAACTGCATGCATGCAGCGCCAGTCGAGCAGGAACCCTCCGCGAGACCAGATGGAGACACTCGCGTGCGACTAGTGCAGCGCGATGGTCTCGACAGCTTCGAGGCGATCTCGAATGAATCGATTGGCGTGGGCTCCGAGAGCAGCGCTGTCGCTCCAGAGGTTTCGCCAGATCCCAAGAGATCGGCTCAGATCCGGCGCCACCACGGCGGAGGAGAACGATTCGAAGGTGATAGGGCCATCGTACGAGACCCGACCAAGCGCCTTGAAAAAATTGTCGAAGTCAACAGACCCCGTCCCGAGATATCCGCGATGGCTCTCGCCGATATGGACATATCTGAGCACGTCGCCTGCGTCCAGGACAGGAGAAACCATATCGGATTCTTCAATATTCATATGGTAGGTATCGAGGTGCATGCTGAGGTTCGGCCGCTCGACCTCCTCGATGAATCTCATCGCTTGCCGAGCCGTGTTCAGGATGTTCGTCTCATACCGATTCACGACTTCGAGTCCCAGATTCACACCACGCTCCGCAGCGTGATCGGCCACCCGTCCGATAGCGCGCTTGGAGTTCTGGAGACCCACCTCGGTGGCCGGCTCCATGTACTTCGACATCGCACTGGAGATCACGCCCGTCAGGTACGTCCCTCCAATGTCTGCGAGGACGTCGACTGCACGCATGAGCAGCTCCTCGCCAGCGGCGACGATCTGAGCGTCGGAGCTTGACACGTCTGTGCCCTCTGACAGGCCGAGGGAGGCGCTCGCCTTCAGGCCGTACTCATCCAAGGCCGACACCGCCGCCTTGGTATCGAAAGAGAAGGGGTCCATGAGGGGGTACTCGATAAGGTCGAACCCCGCTTCCTTCGTCTTCTGTGCAGCCAGGCGAATGCCCGGAGCCTCGAAGGAACCAGTCCACACCAGTCCATGACATCCAATGTCCATTTTTACTTCCGCCTAATCAAAATTTGAGAACGATTTTCCCAGACGTTCTGCCGGCAAGATAGCGTTCGAAGAGCTCGGGGGAGTCATCGACCGGAACGATCTCAGAAATAAATTTAGAGAGCACGATATCGCCACACTCAGCCCAGTCGACGATCTGCTGATGGCATTCACCCTCCTCGTCCTTGCGAGGAAACTGCTGGAACTTGAGAGTCCAGTTGTAGGGAGCCTCCGACCATTCAAGGTCCATGCTGTGCGTTTTCGGGACTCCGTAGCAGAACATGATGCCTCGGTCCTGGAGCAGCGGGATGCCCTCATTGATGACGGACGCACTTCCGACCGCATCGATGACTGCGCCGACTCCAGAAACCTCTAGGTCACGGAGTCCATCCTGGACGCTCTGGGCACAAGAGTTGATGGTGCTGCTCGCACCGAATCTCCTCATCAACTCCGCCTTCTCGTCACTGCGGACCACCGCGATGAGCTGTTCGGCGCAGAGCTGCCGAAGCAGTGCCGTGAACGCCATCGCCACCGGACCAGAGCCGTAGATGATGATCGGCTGCCCGAGGTCGATGCCGCTCACGCGGATGCCGCTGAGGACTTCTCGCAGCGTGATGATAACCGTTGCGTCCACGGGATCGATTGACGCCGGCACGATCGATTGCGCGAAAGCAGCCTCAGGCGCCAGGCCTGCAATCTTGCCGGTAGCGAAGGCAGCGGCGTCGTCCACCAGCGTGAACTCGCTGA
The window above is part of the Brachybacterium vulturis genome. Proteins encoded here:
- the xylB gene encoding xylulokinase — encoded protein: MILAHDLGTTGNKASLHDDSGRLLVATTVEYSTDFRPGGVAEQSADDWWNAVRHATSELLATSGRPADEVSGLVISGQMMGAVLLDSDFHPVRPAIIWADDRATVQTAQLLERIPAAEAYRELGHQLNPTYSIAKVMWVRDHEPEAWRRVRHVCLAKDYVNYLLTGELVTDPSDASSTNAYDQQIGQWSTRVLEAAGIDPALMPRIVPSTDIIGHVTERAAAKIGLRAGTPVVAGGGDGPMAAVGAGVISEADGVYVSLGSSSWVSCASDVPMHDPQMRSMTFNHVVPGKFVPTATMQAGAASVSWARETLKLTGVSTTEAVEGAAEGRGASAGLYFLPHLMGERSPYWNAEAAGAFVGLERFHTSQDMMRAVLEGVGFNLATCLGALRDAGRDIDGVDAIAGGALSDTWLQILADIWGLPVRRRTVVREANSMGAAVTGLVGLGRADFGAARGLSHISAEFAPDLDSHAGYRNNHEMFLDAYSRLEGWFTKRAALL
- a CDS encoding zinc-dependent alcohol dehydrogenase, translated to MSRNSRRITFHGGAEVSLAHESVADPGEGEVLVATRLVGLCGTDLHAVQGDHPFIDLPYSPGHEAVGIVDAVGEGVEGVAVGDRVVIEPNLYCGTCANCLAGAYNICDELIVFGCQSPGGMSDYFLIDASRLHAIPANLPDAYAALIEPLATPAHAVAKAEVSEGTKVAVLGAGTIGVLVALVSKARGARQVVITDTDPMKRERALRLGIDVALSPAEFSQQTADAPDFDVVLDCVANAPSSAQAVGAVRKGGTMIVVGVPAESLMFPLHLVQDRELRVLGTLMYTKDDFEWAMEFLAGRPAGLDDLITSYYGLEEAGAALAAALSGAEGKVVVTPDAVLSAGA
- a CDS encoding sugar phosphate isomerase/epimerase family protein; translation: MDIGCHGLVWTGSFEAPGIRLAAQKTKEAGFDLIEYPLMDPFSFDTKAAVSALDEYGLKASASLGLSEGTDVSSSDAQIVAAGEELLMRAVDVLADIGGTYLTGVISSAMSKYMEPATEVGLQNSKRAIGRVADHAAERGVNLGLEVVNRYETNILNTARQAMRFIEEVERPNLSMHLDTYHMNIEESDMVSPVLDAGDVLRYVHIGESHRGYLGTGSVDFDNFFKALGRVSYDGPITFESFSSAVVAPDLSRSLGIWRNLWSDSAALGAHANRFIRDRLEAVETIALH
- a CDS encoding zinc-dependent alcohol dehydrogenase; amino-acid sequence: MKAIVVNADGRVQVKEIDRPDVKSHQALVATIAGGICGTDATLLQCSFKGVGPASYPLVLGHESVGRVIDVGEDVISYKRGDIVLLPFVPQPSADGQNLGSAWGAFSEFTLVDDAAAFATGKIAGLAPEAAFAQSIVPASIDPVDATVIITLREVLSGIRVSGIDLGQPIIIYGSGPVAMAFTALLRQLCAEQLIAVVRSDEKAELMRRFGASSTINSCAQSVQDGLRDLEVSGVGAVIDAVGSASVINEGIPLLQDRGIMFCYGVPKTHSMDLEWSEAPYNWTLKFQQFPRKDEEGECHQQIVDWAECGDIVLSKFISEIVPVDDSPELFERYLAGRTSGKIVLKF